The following are encoded in a window of Novosphingobium sp. ZN18A2 genomic DNA:
- a CDS encoding fatty acyl-AMP ligase, translating to MTVTDAVADGTTLVPTPNDDHLARRYADFETFVEALDYAAQGTLGFNFHDARGNLSLVYPFSQLREEAVAVARKLVAHGVKPGDRLAIIAETKPQFAALFCGAVYAGAWPVPLPLPTSFGGKDNYIEQLVVQLSSSDPAILFFPGELTEMAGAAAARQGCEGVAWDGFLEGEAPEVDLPEADPDAICYLQYSSGSTRFPHGVAVTHRALLANLAGHSHGMEISTGDRCVSWLPLYHDMGLVGCFLSPIANQVSVDYLKTEDFARRPLAWLDMISRNKGTTLSYSPTFGYDICARRISSQSNVAERFDLSRWRVAGNGADMIRPDVMQSFVNAFAEAGFKAGAFLPSYGLAEATLAVTIMPPGEGIRVELVEEERLSGTPRDLSRPARYRAIVNCGKAILGMEVAILGEKGEPLADHRIGKVWCKGSSVMHSYFRDPESTDACLVDGWLDTGDMGYLVNGYLFIVGRAKDMIIINGKNHWPQDIEWAVEQLPGFNHGDIAAFAMETENGEETAAVLVHCRVSDEDKRVELREQIRDKVRSVTGMNCVVELVPPRTLPRTSSGKLSRAKAKKLYLSGEIEPYKLAA from the coding sequence CGCGCGCCGCTACGCGGATTTCGAGACCTTCGTCGAGGCGCTGGATTATGCGGCGCAGGGTACGCTGGGCTTCAATTTCCACGACGCGCGCGGCAATCTTTCGCTGGTCTATCCGTTTTCGCAGCTTCGCGAAGAGGCGGTGGCGGTTGCGCGCAAACTGGTCGCGCACGGCGTGAAACCGGGCGATCGGCTGGCCATTATCGCCGAAACGAAACCGCAGTTCGCGGCGCTGTTCTGCGGCGCGGTCTATGCCGGCGCCTGGCCCGTTCCGCTGCCCCTGCCGACCAGTTTCGGCGGCAAGGACAACTATATCGAACAGCTTGTGGTCCAGCTTTCGAGTTCCGACCCGGCGATCCTTTTCTTCCCCGGCGAACTGACCGAGATGGCCGGCGCCGCCGCCGCGCGGCAGGGGTGCGAAGGCGTGGCCTGGGACGGGTTCCTTGAAGGTGAGGCTCCCGAGGTCGATCTGCCCGAGGCCGATCCCGATGCGATCTGCTATTTGCAGTATTCCAGCGGATCGACCCGTTTCCCGCACGGCGTGGCGGTTACGCACCGTGCGCTGCTGGCGAACCTGGCCGGCCACTCGCACGGGATGGAAATCAGCACCGGCGATCGCTGCGTCAGTTGGCTGCCGCTCTATCACGACATGGGGCTTGTCGGCTGTTTCCTCTCGCCGATCGCCAACCAGGTTTCGGTCGATTACCTGAAGACAGAGGATTTCGCGCGCCGCCCGCTCGCCTGGCTGGACATGATCAGCCGCAACAAGGGCACGACGCTCTCTTACTCCCCCACCTTCGGCTACGATATCTGCGCACGGCGCATTTCCAGCCAGTCGAACGTGGCCGAACGCTTCGACCTGTCGCGCTGGCGCGTGGCGGGCAACGGCGCCGACATGATCCGGCCCGACGTGATGCAAAGCTTCGTCAACGCCTTTGCCGAGGCGGGGTTCAAGGCGGGCGCATTCCTGCCCAGCTATGGCCTTGCCGAAGCGACGCTGGCCGTCACCATCATGCCGCCGGGCGAAGGTATCCGCGTGGAACTGGTCGAGGAAGAGCGCCTTTCCGGCACCCCGCGCGACCTTTCGCGCCCCGCGCGCTATCGTGCGATCGTGAATTGCGGCAAGGCAATTCTCGGCATGGAAGTCGCCATCCTCGGCGAAAAGGGAGAGCCTTTGGCCGACCACCGGATCGGCAAGGTATGGTGCAAGGGCTCAAGCGTCATGCATTCCTACTTCCGCGATCCGGAATCGACCGATGCGTGCCTTGTCGATGGCTGGCTGGACACCGGCGACATGGGATACCTTGTAAACGGCTACCTGTTCATCGTCGGCCGCGCGAAGGACATGATCATCATCAACGGCAAGAACCACTGGCCGCAGGATATCGAATGGGCGGTTGAACAGCTTCCCGGCTTCAACCACGGCGATATCGCCGCCTTCGCGATGGAAACCGAAAACGGGGAGGAAACCGCAGCGGTGCTGGTCCATTGCCGCGTTTCCGACGAGGACAAGCGCGTGGAACTGCGCGAACAGATCCGCGACAAGGTCCGCTCCGTCACCGGCATGAACTGCGTGGTGGAACTGGTTCCGCCGCGCACGCTGCCGCGCACCAGTTCGGGCAAGCTCTCCCGCGCGAAGGCCAAGAAGCTGTATCTTTCGGGCGAGATCGAACCCTACAAGCTGGCTGCCTGA
- a CDS encoding DUF389 domain-containing protein, translating to MNSQTPSTAAEAGTAPGAKRESAFNPRMRLLAPVLGPMRRWRRRELVASVDQLAVLSKVQDEGQFSGRYVFMLLMSGGIAILGLLLSSPAVVIGAMLISPLMGPIIAAGFALATGDVHWLRRAARTLGLGTGAAILFCALIVLMSPLQTVTPEIAARTRPNLFDLAIAFFSALAGTYAMIRGREGAIVGVAIATALMPPLAVVGFGLATWNWTVFSGALMLFVTNLMTIALTATIMARIYGFHSLLTERQTLWQSAGIVVSLVALAVPLTISLLQIAWETNATRTINGFIKDEFDPRARISQMDIDFDSKPINVTASILTPKLLSGAEDTSNRALTRLLGRPVKVSIDQFRVGTSATDAEEAQLSAARAKQQEDEAARIKRLVDAMSLVSGVPADQILVDRDHRKIVVNAQVVPGTPLATYAVLESRVARLAPDWQVALRPPAAALPRVTFAEGKVDEQGQNALGLIAWAATRVQAPVKLTGRDGDEVDAAAKALREKGVTVLTETESSRKAPKDVVTADWASPAEAPGGADAAG from the coding sequence ATGAATTCGCAGACACCGTCCACTGCCGCAGAGGCCGGAACCGCGCCCGGCGCGAAGCGCGAAAGCGCCTTCAATCCGCGCATGCGCCTGCTCGCGCCGGTGCTGGGGCCGATGCGGCGCTGGCGGCGGCGCGAACTTGTCGCGTCGGTCGATCAGCTTGCCGTGCTGTCCAAAGTGCAGGACGAAGGCCAGTTCTCGGGCCGGTACGTGTTCATGCTGCTCATGTCGGGCGGCATCGCCATCCTTGGCCTGTTGCTGTCCTCGCCGGCCGTGGTCATCGGCGCCATGCTCATCTCGCCGCTGATGGGGCCGATCATCGCCGCGGGCTTCGCGCTGGCCACGGGCGATGTTCACTGGCTCAGGCGGGCGGCCCGCACGCTGGGGCTGGGCACCGGCGCCGCTATCCTGTTCTGCGCGCTTATCGTCCTGATGTCGCCACTGCAGACGGTTACGCCCGAAATCGCCGCGCGCACGCGCCCCAACCTGTTCGACCTTGCCATCGCGTTCTTCTCGGCACTTGCCGGCACCTACGCGATGATCCGCGGCCGCGAGGGCGCGATCGTGGGCGTCGCGATTGCTACCGCCTTGATGCCGCCACTGGCCGTGGTCGGCTTCGGTCTGGCGACGTGGAACTGGACGGTGTTCAGCGGTGCGCTGATGCTGTTCGTCACCAACCTGATGACCATCGCATTGACCGCGACGATCATGGCACGGATCTATGGCTTCCATTCGCTGCTGACAGAGCGGCAGACGCTTTGGCAGTCGGCGGGTATCGTCGTAAGCCTTGTCGCGTTGGCGGTGCCGCTTACGATCTCGCTTTTGCAGATCGCGTGGGAAACCAACGCCACGCGCACGATCAACGGCTTCATCAAGGACGAGTTCGATCCGCGCGCGCGGATTTCGCAGATGGATATCGATTTCGATTCGAAGCCGATCAACGTCACCGCATCGATCTTGACGCCCAAGCTGCTTTCGGGGGCGGAAGACACCAGCAACCGCGCGCTGACCCGCCTGCTGGGCCGTCCGGTCAAGGTATCGATCGACCAGTTCCGCGTTGGCACCAGCGCGACCGACGCAGAAGAAGCGCAGCTTTCTGCGGCGCGCGCCAAGCAGCAGGAAGACGAAGCCGCACGGATCAAGCGGCTGGTGGATGCGATGTCGCTGGTTTCGGGCGTCCCGGCCGACCAGATCCTGGTCGATCGCGATCATCGCAAGATCGTGGTCAACGCGCAGGTGGTGCCGGGTACGCCGCTGGCGACCTATGCGGTGCTCGAATCGCGTGTCGCCCGGCTCGCTCCCGATTGGCAGGTGGCGCTGCGCCCGCCTGCGGCAGCCCTTCCGCGCGTGACCTTTGCCGAAGGCAAGGTGGACGAACAGGGGCAGAACGCGCTGGGCCTGATCGCCTGGGCCGCGACGCGCGTACAGGCGCCCGTCAAGTTGACGGGGCGCGACGGGGATGAAGTGGACGCTGCCGCCAAGGCTCTGCGCGAAAAGGGCGTGACGGTTCTGACGGAAACGGAAAGCAGCCGGAAGGCGCCCAAGGACGTGGTGACGGCGGATTGGGCATCCCCGGCAGAGGCGCCGGGCGGGGCTGACGCCGCCGGCTGA
- a CDS encoding MAPEG family protein, which yields MHPEIMILGWAAVLLLVHIFTAIHFKTKQYGVDWNTGARDETASLPPLNPIAGRLERARDNYLETLPIAIIALLGVVVAGRTSGTTALGGWIWLGARAVYLPLYWAGVPKVRTLVFLVSIVGLLIALWPLLAG from the coding sequence ATGCATCCTGAAATCATGATCCTGGGCTGGGCCGCCGTCCTGCTTCTGGTCCACATCTTCACCGCGATCCACTTCAAGACGAAGCAATACGGCGTCGACTGGAACACCGGCGCGCGCGATGAAACCGCCAGCCTGCCGCCGCTCAACCCGATTGCCGGCCGGCTGGAACGCGCGCGCGACAATTATCTGGAAACGCTGCCTATCGCGATCATCGCGCTTCTTGGCGTGGTGGTTGCGGGGCGGACGAGTGGCACGACCGCGCTGGGCGGCTGGATCTGGCTGGGCGCGCGGGCGGTTTACCTGCCGCTTTACTGGGCCGGTGTGCCCAAGGTGCGCACGCTTGTATTCCTGGTCAGCATCGTCGGCCTGCTGATCGCGCTCTGGCCGCTGCTGGCGGGTTGA
- a CDS encoding toxic anion resistance protein: MASSTETQTEAKLDLTPPDPVPAVAPTKAAGLVPVSDETKSKLEAKVESFVADLVSQDAASPEFGKRVDQLTNMGRKEIVAAASMSNRFLDRPIRAMDKDTGVGTDLAELRRTVEDLDPGRQGNLSSGRKFLGIIPLGNRIKRYFDGYTSAQGHIKAILDRLSSGKDELLMDNAAIDVERQKLWEAMGNLEQMIHISKVLDQRLEDAAADLDHTDPAKAKAVRESALFYTRQRTQDLLTQMAVTVQGYLALDLVKKNNVELVKGVDRASTTTVAALRTAVTVAQAMTNQRLVLQQITALNTTTSDIIDSTGKLLKEQTGKIHEQAASSTIPLETLQRAFQNIYDTMDNIDTFKMKALDSMKQTVDTLSGEVEKSRGYIARAEGAAQAKQLAGSEAPSLLSLEG; encoded by the coding sequence ATGGCCAGCAGTACCGAAACGCAGACCGAAGCCAAGCTTGACCTGACACCGCCCGATCCGGTGCCGGCTGTCGCGCCGACGAAAGCGGCGGGCCTTGTGCCTGTATCGGATGAGACAAAGTCCAAGCTGGAAGCGAAGGTCGAATCCTTCGTTGCCGACCTTGTCTCGCAGGATGCAGCAAGCCCCGAATTCGGCAAGCGGGTGGACCAGCTTACCAACATGGGCCGCAAGGAAATCGTCGCTGCCGCGTCGATGTCCAACCGCTTCCTGGACCGGCCGATCCGGGCGATGGACAAGGACACCGGCGTCGGCACCGACCTGGCCGAACTGCGCCGCACGGTGGAAGACCTCGATCCCGGCCGGCAAGGCAATCTTTCCTCGGGCCGCAAGTTCCTGGGCATCATTCCCCTGGGCAACCGCATCAAGCGCTATTTCGACGGCTATACGTCGGCGCAGGGGCACATCAAGGCGATCCTCGACCGGCTTTCGTCGGGCAAGGACGAACTGCTGATGGACAATGCCGCAATCGACGTGGAACGCCAGAAGCTGTGGGAAGCGATGGGCAACCTGGAACAGATGATCCACATCTCCAAGGTGCTCGACCAGCGGCTGGAGGACGCCGCCGCCGACCTTGACCACACCGATCCCGCAAAGGCCAAGGCGGTGCGCGAAAGCGCGCTGTTCTATACCCGCCAGCGCACGCAGGACCTGCTGACGCAGATGGCGGTGACGGTGCAGGGCTATCTCGCGCTCGACCTGGTGAAGAAGAACAACGTCGAACTGGTAAAGGGCGTGGACCGCGCCAGCACGACCACGGTGGCCGCATTGCGCACCGCCGTGACGGTGGCCCAGGCGATGACCAACCAGCGGCTGGTGCTGCAACAGATCACCGCGCTCAACACCACGACATCGGACATCATCGATTCGACCGGCAAGCTGCTGAAGGAACAGACCGGCAAGATCCACGAACAGGCCGCGTCGAGCACGATCCCGCTCGAAACGCTGCAGCGCGCATTCCAGAACATCTACGATACAATGGACAACATCGACACGTTCAAGATGAAGGCGCTCGATTCGATGAAGCAGACGGTCGACACGCTTTCTGGCGAAGTCGAAAAGTCGCGCGGATATATCGCGCGGGCCGAAGGGGCGGCGCAGGCAAAGCAGCTTGCCGGCAGCGAAGCGCCCTCGTTGCTGAGCCTGGAGGGCTGA
- a CDS encoding polyhydroxyalkanoic acid system family protein: MRVAIPHSLPREEVRRRLHERAHEITGFIPGGIAEVATDWPGDDRMHMALSALGQTVDAQVDIEDTAMVVTIDLPPSLSFVRGMVESTVREKGTKLLK, from the coding sequence ATGCGCGTTGCAATCCCCCATTCGCTTCCGCGCGAAGAGGTGCGCCGCCGCCTTCACGAACGCGCCCACGAAATCACGGGCTTCATCCCCGGCGGCATCGCGGAAGTCGCCACGGACTGGCCGGGTGACGACCGGATGCACATGGCGCTATCCGCGCTGGGACAGACGGTGGATGCGCAGGTCGATATAGAGGACACGGCGATGGTTGTGACCATCGACCTTCCGCCCTCGCTCTCGTTCGTGCGCGGCATGGTGGAAAGCACCGTGCGCGAAAAGGGCACCAAGCTGCTGAAATAG
- a CDS encoding DUF2721 domain-containing protein → MIAHTIQLALAPVFMLVAIGNIMNILTTRLGRIVDRSRNLKKLHGETQGAEHDAVVVEIRYIDRRIQLIGRALLMLVMSGLAVGVTVGALFIGELEGMRFDLPIGISFFIAVGLLMAALVFLLMETRLVARTLRLPREFLELERRDL, encoded by the coding sequence GTGATCGCACATACCATCCAACTGGCGCTGGCGCCCGTGTTCATGCTGGTCGCCATCGGCAATATCATGAACATCCTGACGACCCGGCTGGGCCGTATCGTCGATCGTTCGCGCAACCTGAAAAAGCTGCATGGCGAAACGCAAGGAGCGGAGCACGACGCGGTCGTGGTCGAGATCCGCTATATCGACCGGCGCATCCAGCTTATCGGGCGCGCGCTGCTGATGCTGGTGATGAGCGGCCTTGCCGTGGGCGTCACGGTGGGCGCGCTGTTCATCGGCGAACTGGAGGGCATGCGGTTCGACCTTCCGATCGGCATCAGCTTTTTCATTGCCGTCGGCCTGCTGATGGCGGCGCTTGTGTTCCTGCTTATGGAAACGCGGCTTGTGGCGCGGACCCTGCGATTGCCGCGCGAGTTCCTTGAACTGGAACGCCGGGATCTCTGA
- a CDS encoding class I mannose-6-phosphate isomerase produces MSVLPIREVEKVWGRDSLPAPFEAPAGKRIGEIWFEPPEDLPGLLVKYIFTSEKLSVQVHPGDSGVDGDARTGKEECWLILDAEPGASVAIGFREPVDAGTMRAAALDGSIEGLLAWHPARAGDFFYIPAGTVHAIGSGLSLVEIQQNSDVTYRLYDYGRPRELHLDRGIAVARGAPHDPALRHHVGAHGTEELVRAAHFIAHRLDGEPDDALLAEYDTPMLVLPLAGTVRLHGERVWPGECASASSIEALEFEDDAQCVIVRPG; encoded by the coding sequence ATGAGCGTTCTTCCGATTCGCGAGGTAGAGAAGGTCTGGGGGCGCGACAGCCTTCCCGCACCCTTCGAAGCACCAGCGGGCAAGCGCATCGGTGAAATCTGGTTCGAACCCCCGGAAGACCTGCCCGGCCTGCTGGTCAAATACATTTTCACGTCCGAAAAGCTCTCGGTTCAGGTCCACCCCGGCGATTCCGGCGTGGATGGAGATGCGCGGACCGGCAAGGAGGAGTGCTGGCTGATCCTCGATGCGGAGCCCGGCGCCAGCGTCGCCATCGGCTTTCGCGAACCGGTCGATGCCGGAACGATGCGGGCCGCCGCGCTCGACGGTTCGATCGAAGGCCTGTTGGCGTGGCATCCGGCGCGCGCGGGTGATTTCTTCTATATTCCGGCGGGAACCGTCCATGCGATCGGCAGCGGCCTTTCGCTGGTGGAAATCCAGCAGAACAGCGATGTCACCTATCGCCTTTACGATTATGGCCGACCGCGCGAACTCCACCTGGACCGGGGCATCGCTGTGGCGCGCGGTGCCCCGCACGATCCCGCGCTGCGCCACCATGTGGGGGCGCACGGGACGGAAGAACTGGTGCGCGCGGCGCATTTCATCGCGCATCGGCTTGACGGCGAACCCGATGATGCGCTGCTGGCCGAATACGATACGCCGATGCTGGTGCTCCCGCTGGCGGGGACGGTGCGGCTTCATGGCGAACGCGTGTGGCCAGGCGAGTGCGCCAGTGCATCGTCGATAGAGGCGCTTGAGTTCGAGGACGATGCGCAGTGCGTGATCGTCCGTCCCGGCTGA
- a CDS encoding mannose-1-phosphate guanylyltransferase, with translation MNDSAAPVPIVPVILCGGSGTRLWPRSRKTRPKPFLPLVGESTLFEATLARCDAAAGFAPPVVVTGAAHLDLVEAQLNGCKGAGTIVEPEGKNTAAAIALAALRLPADAIMLVCPSDHYIADVDTFRETARKAADLAARGWLVTFGITPTGPETGFGYIRRGEAIGVASGWRVDRFVEKPDRARAQAFLDDGGYFWNGGLFAFRAGTFLEELAAHRPALAETVARAVRAGHAEGGRFHPDAQAFAAIQSESVDYAVMENTAKAAVVPASMGWSDIGNWQALHEALEKDGSGNSIAGRAELRDCSNVLVQSDGPRVSVIGASNLIVVVDGDEVLVCTPEGAQDVGKLSGASRQ, from the coding sequence GTGAACGATTCAGCAGCACCTGTCCCGATTGTCCCGGTCATCCTTTGCGGAGGCAGCGGCACGCGCCTGTGGCCGCGTTCGCGCAAGACCCGGCCCAAGCCGTTCCTCCCGCTCGTCGGCGAATCGACATTGTTCGAGGCCACGCTTGCGCGGTGCGATGCGGCGGCCGGTTTTGCGCCGCCGGTGGTGGTGACGGGGGCCGCGCATCTCGACCTTGTCGAAGCGCAATTGAACGGCTGCAAGGGCGCCGGCACAATCGTGGAACCGGAAGGCAAGAACACCGCCGCCGCAATCGCGCTGGCCGCGCTGCGCCTGCCCGCAGACGCGATCATGCTTGTCTGCCCCAGTGACCATTACATCGCCGATGTCGATACGTTCCGCGAAACCGCCCGAAAGGCCGCCGATCTTGCCGCCCGGGGCTGGCTGGTGACCTTCGGAATAACGCCGACCGGTCCCGAAACCGGCTTTGGCTATATCAGGCGCGGCGAAGCGATCGGCGTCGCTTCGGGATGGCGCGTGGATCGCTTCGTGGAAAAGCCCGATCGCGCGCGCGCGCAGGCCTTTCTGGATGACGGTGGATATTTCTGGAACGGCGGTCTGTTCGCCTTTCGCGCCGGAACGTTCCTTGAAGAACTGGCCGCCCATCGCCCGGCGCTCGCCGAAACCGTAGCCCGTGCGGTCAGGGCCGGACACGCGGAAGGGGGCCGGTTCCATCCTGACGCGCAAGCATTTGCCGCCATCCAATCCGAATCCGTGGATTACGCGGTGATGGAAAATACCGCGAAGGCGGCGGTTGTTCCCGCATCGATGGGCTGGTCCGATATCGGCAACTGGCAGGCGCTGCACGAAGCTCTGGAAAAGGACGGATCGGGCAATTCGATCGCGGGGCGCGCCGAACTGCGCGATTGCAGCAACGTGCTGGTGCAAAGCGACGGTCCGCGTGTTTCCGTGATCGGTGCTTCAAACCTGATCGTGGTCGTCGATGGAGATGAGGTGCTGGTCTGCACGCCAGAAGGGGCGCAGGACGTGGGCAAGCTGTCCGGAGCGTCGCGGCAATGA
- a CDS encoding response regulator, with protein MRILVVEDEPLLAMLLEENISELGYESAGSAATVEQAMGLLDSGGFDAALLDFSLSDDTTSAPVAERLKREGKPFCYLSGHSSLTLEDSVPQAPLLTKPVSLSALRGALDSMARPAA; from the coding sequence ATGCGTATACTAGTTGTCGAAGACGAGCCCTTGCTCGCAATGCTGCTTGAAGAAAACATAAGCGAACTCGGTTACGAGTCCGCCGGTTCCGCCGCGACCGTCGAACAGGCGATGGGGTTGCTCGATTCGGGCGGCTTCGACGCGGCGCTGCTCGATTTCAGCCTGTCGGACGATACGACATCTGCCCCGGTGGCCGAAAGGCTGAAGCGCGAAGGCAAGCCGTTCTGCTACCTTTCGGGCCATTCGTCGCTGACGCTGGAGGACAGCGTTCCGCAAGCCCCCCTGCTGACCAAGCCGGTCAGCCTTTCCGCACTGCGCGGCGCACTCGATTCGATGGCGCGCCCGGCGGCCTGA
- the fdhD gene encoding formate dehydrogenase accessory sulfurtransferase FdhD: MPDKGWENARFREHFADARPPHDIDRPLIEEAPVAIEINGIGYAVMMATPTDLADYAAGFLLSEQIIADPAELLSTDAQPVADGGWMLRVTVSAGNAAPLLERARLRLSEGSCGLCGIESLEQVLRPLAPVTARLDVSEAALFAAAGALRDRQPLGRTTGAAHAAAFCDGQGRIVAVREDVGRHNALDKLIGHLAIRGISPAEGFILLSARCSFELVQKTVIAGCPVLATISAASTLAAEQARAHGVRLYSLLRSDSVLESRGE; this comes from the coding sequence ATGCCGGATAAAGGCTGGGAGAATGCCCGCTTTCGCGAGCATTTTGCGGACGCCCGTCCGCCCCATGACATCGACCGGCCGCTGATAGAGGAAGCGCCGGTCGCCATAGAGATCAACGGTATCGGTTACGCCGTTATGATGGCCACGCCGACTGACCTTGCCGACTATGCGGCCGGTTTCCTGCTGTCCGAGCAGATCATTGCGGACCCGGCCGAACTGCTTTCAACCGATGCGCAACCGGTTGCCGACGGCGGCTGGATGCTGCGCGTAACGGTATCGGCCGGCAATGCGGCGCCGCTGCTGGAGCGCGCACGGCTGCGTCTTTCGGAAGGCAGCTGCGGATTGTGCGGGATCGAAAGCCTGGAGCAGGTTTTGCGGCCGCTTGCGCCGGTGACCGCGCGGCTGGACGTGTCCGAAGCGGCCCTGTTCGCCGCCGCCGGGGCGCTGCGCGACCGCCAGCCCCTCGGCCGGACGACGGGGGCTGCGCACGCCGCTGCGTTTTGTGACGGGCAAGGGCGGATCGTGGCGGTGCGAGAGGATGTGGGCCGGCACAACGCGCTGGACAAGCTGATCGGGCATCTCGCCATTCGCGGAATTTCCCCGGCGGAAGGGTTTATTCTGCTCAGCGCGCGCTGTTCGTTCGAGCTTGTGCAGAAGACCGTGATTGCCGGTTGTCCGGTGCTGGCAACGATTTCGGCCGCGTCCACGCTTGCGGCAGAGCAGGCGCGGGCGCACGGCGTCAGGCTTTACAGCCTGCTTCGGTCCGACAGTGTGCTTGAGAGCAGGGGCGAATAG
- a CDS encoding formate dehydrogenase subunit delta, whose amino-acid sequence MSATTPERLARMANQIAANLGHEDDPVAATADHIVSFWTPAMREQLIATGFDGLSERARAAMERVAATQGADAG is encoded by the coding sequence ATGAGCGCGACCACGCCCGAGCGGCTGGCCCGGATGGCCAACCAGATCGCCGCGAACCTTGGGCATGAGGACGATCCGGTTGCCGCGACGGCGGATCACATCGTCAGCTTCTGGACGCCCGCCATGCGCGAACAGCTGATAGCGACGGGGTTTGACGGCCTGTCGGAACGGGCGCGGGCGGCGATGGAACGGGTGGCGGCCACGCAGGGTGCCGATGCCGGATAA